The Nymphaea colorata isolate Beijing-Zhang1983 chromosome 7, ASM883128v2, whole genome shotgun sequence DNA window ATAGTGACTTTTAACTCCTACTATCTTACTATTGCTCACAGACTGTGAAAAGAAAGATCCTGATGTAAGTGAAGAGATGGAGAAAAACTTTGTAGACCTCCTGTCAGAAGAATTGAAGTTACAAGAAGCTAATGCATTGGAAAACCAACAGCGAGCAGACATTGCTCTTCTTGAAGCTAAGAAGCTGGCATCCCAATATCAGAAAGAAGCAGATAAATGTAACTCAGGGATGGAGACATGTGAAGAAGCGAGGGAAAAAGCAGAGACTACCCTGGTTGCACAAAAGAAGCTAACAGAATTATGGGAACAAAGAGCTCGTCAAAAGggatggaaagatgagatggcGAAATCCTAAGCCCGCAAGCACATAAAAGAGCACAAACACGAGTTAGAGGTCCCTACTGCTGCAGGTGCCTAAAACGGATATTCTCTTATCGTGAATTTGATGGAGCAATCAGTTACCCATGAAGGGAAGCGACACGTTGAGTTTGGCACTTTCTGCATTTCAAAGAGATCAGTAAGTGCAAGGACCTGTTTCATTATTAGTAGATCTAAATCAGATAGTCATTCAATCAGCAAGGCCTTTTCCTTTCGTCCCTTTAATTCCATACCATAATTATGTGGATTCGAGTGCTGAATGTGCCGAATTTAGATTGCTTTGGTTTTTCCGTTCACCCTCCTCTATGGTTGTTGCGGCTTCGTGGACTCGTGATTATCCAAAACAAGCACATAAAATGTGTGTGATTCCTATTCTCAAATGCATTTCAAGCTCAAACCTCTAATGGATAAGTTATTATTATCCACATGGTGCAACTGAAGCTTTCCCAATAAACATACTAATTATATGGAGTAGAAAAATTACTAGTTTGCAGAATTGCATACTTTCAGGGAAGTGGGATGTAATCTGTTTAAAATGTGCGCTTGGCTCTTTTcgggttttttttcttttttctttggaaccGAATCTGATCTTCAATGTTTAGATTGTGGGAAGATATATGAATGTATATCTTGTTCAGACGTGAGCACAATGCCTGGCAAGGAGTATTTGTTGCCGTCGCCATACTTGTCAGCATTATAGGTAGTTGTGGTGGAGTATCATCCATTATACTGTTAAGATATATGCAAATTTGTCTTTTCATTAGAGTTGTTAAATGCTGCAGATCATTCTTTTGGGTATGGGCAAGCTCGATTTTGTAGACCTAGTTATTGAAGTTTCATTAACTCTATAGTTTAAGTCTGACTCATTAGCCTGCTGGATGGATTTTATCGAACTTGCTGGCCATATATGGTAACCGTTCTGATGTTCATTAGTCTACCAGAAATTACGAAGAAATATGAGTGGCAATGTGCCCGGCCATGAATCGATCCGATTAACATTATTGCATGTATTAAAGATGGACCCATGTGAACTAGTTTTTTGAAAGTAGTCACACTGTTGAGAATAGTTACCTATAAATGTGTCCATGTGTGCGTATATGATAACGGACATCCGTACTTCTATTTCGTGCTACTCATTTCCAAAATTCGTTTCAATATGTTATCAATTAGGGTTATTTtctgtttaaaaatatttgaagttgAACGGTGTTCACAAAAACTGATACTTAAGAAGTGGACTACCCATGACCTTTTATAAAAGGAAAGTAAGTGGTAAAGATGGTGGATACCATTTTCGTAGACATCATTTGGTTTTTCCTTGTAAAAGAACTGGGTTTAAGTTTCATGCTcagtagtaaaaaaaaatgaaaagaagaaacgtGGCTTGATCCTACGTCTCATGTGGCTATGTCCTTTATCACAAGTCGGAGATGTTGGTTCTCGTCAGTCAGTCAGGATCTTTTGAGACGGTCCATTGTTGTATGTAACAATCATGAGCCATCAACAGGTGGGATTAAATATGCGAACTCTGTGTGATCAAGTTCAATAGGTTGAAATTCGTATTAGGCTCTCGCACGGCTATGAATAGTGAGCTATTGCTTTGAATGTAGTCGACCCGTGGAGAGACATTAATACTTGTCTGAGAGCTCACAGATAGATAGAAATTCCAGTGAACAGATTGTTTAACAACGTACGGTTCCATACATGTCAGAACTTGCGGTGGTGGATTTACAGGATCAAGTAGAATCAGTAACAAAAGCTGATAAAAAATTTCTCTTAAATACTCAAGTGGATAGGAACGCACCCTCATGCAAACAAGACCTGCTCATTCACCTGAGGCAAGggcttcttttcctttccatgaAGAGAGACCACACAAACTGGATCTTTCAAATGTGCAAGACATTAATACAATGCAAGCGACATTAATACAATGCAAGCAGAGGCAGGGCAGGCCCTTATCAGATTATGCTAACAGAAAATTTGATTTGGGTGTTCAACTTTTGAACTAACTTGAGGTTCTAATTCGCCTTAGCCAGGTGAATAGAGTTCTCATTGGCTTATCAGCTCAATGTCCATAAGATAAAAGTGGACCAGAACTGGGCAGCTTGGATGAGGACAGCGCAGGTGAGAAAGCCCCAGTCCTCTTGAATCTATCTTGGTTGTGGGAGACCCTTTTCATAACTTGGACTTTCAAGATCAAGGGAACCTAACAGCCCAACTTGCGATGAGCTTCCACATGCCCCTGGTTCAAGAACCAGATCCATGCAATATGCACGTCTGTTCTGACATAAGAAACTTCAATTGGAAGAAGGTAAACAAAGCGATGCTGATTGGCTGACAACATCCTCAAATTTCATAAATCATAGACACCGATTAGCAACAAGCAAATTTAATTTACAGATGAATAAATtcaattgtatgatgaaatTCTACATGTTGCGTTCATAGGTCCACGAGGGTATCAATTCTTTTGGTGAACGGCAATCCTGTGTATCTCCATGTCCTTGAGCATGACAGAACGGCCACAAGAATCGCAAGGCGCTGTTCTAGACCCACAGACACTCTCATGCTCTGAGAGCCCTCTCATCCTGTCACGAACATCTGAAGGAAAAGTGCCCGCAGGCACCATGTCACCACAATAACGGCATGTTATCAAGCGCAGTGGACAAACAGATGACTGATGTATTACCTGTTACAGAAAAGGAATGTGTT harbors:
- the LOC116257841 gene encoding uncharacterized protein LOC116257841, encoding MARQQVSCNPNLLKSLVVLLGFCLTAYILGPPLYWHLAEGFVALSRTSCAPCVCDCAYEPILSLPAGFSNATFTDCEKKDPDVSEEMEKNFVDLLSEELKLQEANALENQQRADIALLEAKKLASQYQKEADKCNSGMETCEEAREKAETTLVAQKKLTELWEQRARQKGWKDEMAKS